The sequence below is a genomic window from Gammaproteobacteria bacterium.
TCATATTCCCAGATATTTTCCCGACAAAGTGAGAGAAAAGTCTCGAGGTTGATCTGTACCACTCGGTAGAGTGGGGTATCAATAGGGTTTCTGGGATGGTAAGGAGTGGGAAGGCATTCCGGCTTTTGGGAAATCATAACCATGGACTCCAGAAGAAGTCATTCGCGGGTTATGTATCCATCTTGTTCCGAATGCAGTGAATTATGTCACAAATTTCAAGTGAAAAATTACCATTACCCAGATATCTTCAAAGCGTGTTGATGGCTGTCAATATCCGCGTAAAAATGGCGAAGAAAGACCAAGACAATTCATGAGAAAATAGAAACTAGGTCTTGGTTATTGGCCCATCCTCGAACTCATGTAAATGATGGAACTCCCCATTCCTCGTCGACAAAATTGCCAGCGCTGCCAAGCTTAAAAATAAAGCCACACAACTCCTAACATCATTAAAAGAAAGCAACAACCTGACCAGAGTTCGGGAAATCCATGAAACGCTCAAGGCAGGTGGCTTGCCAAAAACCCGCTCAACCACACTGAGCGAGGCAGAAGCGTTAAAGGCCGCAATTGCCGAATTGGATTACGCCATTGCCAGACTGATAGCCGAACT
It includes:
- a CDS encoding hypothetical protein (Evidence 5 : Unknown function) gives rise to the protein MISQKPECLPTPYHPRNPIDTPLYRVVQINLETFLSLCRENIWEYDPMPGFAEEEFRRYLK